The Alphaproteobacteria bacterium genome contains a region encoding:
- a CDS encoding L,D-transpeptidase: MLRNVVVQGLTIGSVNCRRLALASAIAVISATPAAAYQGWFFSPYQYPPVMTQPDPRAAAPVNRPSRRKEMTRKLSAEKRMPEKLPLGPLHIVISIKKQQLTLYSGGVPVAHSRVSTGVPGHPTPQGVFSVLEKQIYHESNLYSAAPMPFMQRITWSGVAMHQGVVPNHPASHGCIRLPPDFARRLWGITKVGARVIIAQDDVALTEISSKRLFTALPQTTAETEQPAKVRVATSTVTDAPLKGSIDASAREEARIEQAIDQMVQAGAAEADAAVGPAMAPADVPPRLFEKPVAAAAAKDPMLRPGPISVYISRKLGKLFVRKGFTEVFDAPVTIAQPDEPIGTHVFTALEGHPDGTMRWNVASLSTDRVVKPGKYQTTHTRRGEKLRVELAAPEYEMLSVRDPNAALDRITIPEDALARINALMSPGASLIISDLGMSHETGKGTDFIVLTR; this comes from the coding sequence GTGCTGAGGAACGTTGTGGTGCAAGGCCTCACGATAGGCTCGGTCAATTGCCGGCGCTTGGCTCTCGCCAGCGCCATTGCGGTCATTTCGGCGACGCCCGCGGCGGCCTACCAGGGCTGGTTCTTCTCGCCGTACCAATATCCGCCCGTGATGACGCAGCCCGATCCGCGCGCGGCCGCGCCGGTGAATCGGCCTTCGCGGCGCAAGGAGATGACGCGCAAGCTGTCAGCCGAAAAGCGCATGCCGGAAAAGCTGCCGCTCGGCCCGCTGCACATCGTCATCTCGATCAAGAAGCAGCAACTCACGCTTTATTCCGGCGGCGTGCCCGTCGCGCATTCACGTGTCTCGACCGGCGTGCCCGGTCACCCGACGCCGCAGGGGGTCTTCTCGGTCCTCGAGAAACAGATCTATCACGAGTCGAATCTCTACAGCGCGGCGCCGATGCCGTTCATGCAGCGCATCACCTGGTCGGGCGTCGCGATGCATCAGGGCGTGGTGCCGAACCATCCGGCCTCGCACGGCTGCATCCGCCTTCCGCCAGACTTTGCGCGGCGGCTGTGGGGCATCACCAAGGTTGGGGCGCGCGTGATCATCGCGCAGGACGATGTCGCGCTCACCGAGATTTCCAGCAAGCGGCTGTTCACCGCGCTGCCGCAGACAACCGCGGAGACAGAGCAGCCCGCCAAGGTGCGCGTCGCGACCAGCACGGTGACCGATGCGCCTTTGAAGGGCTCGATCGATGCGAGCGCGCGCGAAGAGGCGCGCATCGAGCAGGCGATCGACCAGATGGTGCAGGCGGGCGCTGCCGAGGCTGATGCAGCGGTCGGGCCCGCAATGGCGCCCGCCGATGTGCCGCCGCGTCTGTTCGAGAAGCCGGTTGCGGCCGCGGCCGCGAAGGACCCGATGCTGCGGCCAGGACCGATCTCGGTCTACATCAGCCGCAAGCTGGGCAAGCTTTTCGTCCGCAAGGGATTCACTGAGGTGTTCGACGCGCCGGTGACGATCGCGCAACCGGACGAGCCCATCGGCACGCACGTGTTCACCGCGCTCGAAGGCCACCCGGATGGCACGATGCGCTGGAACGTCGCCTCCCTCTCGACCGACCGCGTCGTAAAGCCCGGCAAGTATCAAACGACTCACACAAGACGCGGCGAGAAGCTCCGCGTGGAGCTGGCGGCCCCGGAGTACGAAATGCTCTCCGTGCGTGATCCGAACGCAGCGCTCGACCGCATCACCATCCCTGAGGATGCGCTGGCGCGCATCAACGCGCTGATGTCGCCCGGCGCCTCGCTCATCATCTCCGACCTCGGGATGAGCCACGAAACCGGCAAGGGCACCGATTTCATCGTGCTGACACGGTAA
- a CDS encoding cysteine hydrolase, whose product MSKATTALILGDLQNDFIHPDGAYGRAGQSAADIATLPTRLAPLAKLARERGILTVATLFTLVPGRGGEPIISPHLKALRPFLKKGDFAPGSWSQQLVDALAPADLNVEKIAYSAFHASRLEWGLRKCGIEHLYFTGIVTNGGVASTVRDAHVREFHCTVLADGCAAFSRNLHEAAIEGLKPVAKVITIADAMRDFAAL is encoded by the coding sequence ATGAGCAAGGCCACCACCGCGCTGATTCTCGGCGATCTTCAGAACGACTTCATTCATCCGGACGGCGCCTATGGCCGCGCCGGGCAGAGCGCTGCCGACATCGCCACCTTGCCCACCCGCCTCGCGCCGCTCGCAAAACTCGCGCGCGAGCGCGGCATCCTCACCGTCGCGACACTGTTCACGCTGGTGCCGGGCCGCGGCGGCGAGCCGATCATCTCTCCGCACCTGAAAGCGCTGCGCCCGTTCCTGAAAAAGGGTGACTTCGCGCCGGGCTCATGGAGCCAGCAACTTGTCGACGCGCTCGCACCAGCCGACCTTAACGTCGAGAAGATCGCCTATTCGGCGTTCCATGCGTCGCGCCTCGAATGGGGGCTGAGGAAATGCGGCATCGAGCACCTCTATTTCACCGGCATCGTGACCAACGGCGGGGTTGCGTCGACCGTGCGGGACGCGCATGTGCGCGAGTTCCACTGCACCGTGCTCGCCGACGGCTGCGCGGCCTTCTCGCGCAACCTGCATGAGGCGGCGATCGAAGGGCTGAAACCTGTCGCGAAAGTGATCACCATTGCGGATGCGATGCGGGACTTTGCCGCGCTATAG
- a CDS encoding hydantoinase B/oxoprolinase family protein: protein MTLDPVTLAVLNGRLVQIADEMDATLYRSAFNPIIAEAHDACHGLYHPETGATLVQGTSGLPIFVGAMAFAVKAVIDKVARDGGLEAGDTYLFNDPYDGGTHLNDIRLVRPLMREGKVFAWLASVGHWLDVGGNVPGNFNAKATESFQEGFRIPPVKLVRHGVIQQDIIDILAANSRVPQSNWGDLNGQLNALDLGERRLNALLDEYGDDTITAALAALSQRAEALMRANIAALPDGTYTCDDFLDNDGVTDQPLKIALDLTIAGDRMTLDFSRSAPPCDGPLNIARSTTVACCYVALKHLFTDVPANAGCLAPIAFVIPDTTLLGVSAPRPVGGYTETILRVIDTIFGAFAKAAPERANGSPFATINALSLAGWREHGRRWVMFCFFGGGLGGNPEGDGLNHGNNPISTATIPPLEILESLYPIMFTQWALRPDSGGPGKHRGGLGAIYEIEALADGGAEVFLLGERGKYPPPGANGGGTAALNRFIYETDNGEKTPPLVSKVTDVKIKRGQKVRLETPGGGGFGNPSERDRARIARDLRLGYVTAEAAQRDDKRGLT, encoded by the coding sequence ATGACACTCGATCCCGTCACGCTTGCGGTACTCAACGGCCGCCTCGTCCAGATCGCCGACGAGATGGACGCGACGCTCTACCGCTCGGCGTTCAACCCGATCATCGCGGAGGCGCACGACGCCTGCCATGGCCTCTATCACCCCGAGACCGGCGCAACCTTGGTGCAGGGCACCTCAGGGCTGCCGATCTTCGTCGGCGCGATGGCGTTCGCCGTGAAGGCCGTGATCGACAAGGTCGCGCGCGATGGCGGGCTCGAGGCCGGCGACACCTATCTGTTCAACGACCCCTACGATGGCGGCACGCACCTTAACGACATCCGCCTCGTACGCCCGCTGATGCGCGAGGGAAAAGTGTTCGCCTGGCTCGCCTCGGTCGGCCACTGGCTCGACGTCGGCGGCAATGTGCCGGGCAATTTCAACGCCAAGGCCACCGAGAGTTTCCAGGAAGGCTTCCGCATTCCGCCCGTGAAGCTCGTGCGCCACGGCGTGATCCAGCAGGACATCATCGATATCCTTGCGGCGAACTCGCGCGTGCCGCAATCGAACTGGGGCGACCTCAACGGGCAGCTCAACGCGCTCGATCTGGGCGAGCGGCGGCTCAACGCGCTGCTCGACGAATACGGCGACGACACGATCACGGCGGCGCTTGCGGCGCTTTCACAGCGCGCCGAAGCGCTGATGCGAGCGAACATCGCCGCGTTGCCGGACGGCACCTACACCTGCGACGATTTTCTCGACAATGACGGCGTCACCGACCAGCCGCTGAAGATCGCACTCGATCTCACCATCGCGGGCGACCGCATGACGCTCGACTTCTCGCGTTCGGCGCCGCCCTGCGATGGGCCGCTCAACATTGCGCGCTCGACCACCGTCGCCTGCTGCTACGTAGCGCTCAAACATCTCTTCACCGATGTTCCCGCGAATGCCGGATGCCTCGCGCCGATCGCGTTCGTCATTCCGGATACGACACTGCTCGGCGTGTCGGCGCCGCGCCCGGTCGGTGGTTATACCGAAACAATCTTGCGCGTGATCGATACGATCTTCGGAGCGTTCGCCAAGGCCGCACCCGAACGCGCCAACGGCAGCCCCTTCGCCACCATCAACGCGCTCTCGCTCGCGGGCTGGCGCGAGCACGGGCGGCGCTGGGTGATGTTCTGCTTCTTCGGCGGCGGGCTCGGCGGCAACCCGGAGGGCGACGGGCTCAACCACGGCAACAACCCGATCTCCACCGCGACGATTCCGCCGCTGGAAATTCTCGAGTCGCTTTATCCGATTATGTTCACGCAGTGGGCGCTGCGGCCCGACTCGGGCGGCCCGGGCAAGCATCGCGGCGGGCTCGGCGCGATCTACGAGATCGAGGCGCTGGCCGACGGCGGCGCGGAAGTCTTTCTGCTTGGCGAGCGCGGCAAGTATCCGCCGCCCGGCGCGAACGGTGGCGGCACGGCGGCGCTCAATCGCTTCATTTACGAAACAGACAATGGCGAGAAGACGCCGCCGCTCGTTTCGAAAGTCACTGATGTGAAAATCAAACGCGGCCAGAAGGTGCGGCTCGAAACGCCCGGCGGTGGGGGCTTCGGAAATCCAAGCGAGCGCGATCGGGCGCGCATCGCGCGCGACCTGCGCCTCGGCTACGTGACCGCAGAGGCCGCGCAGCGCGACGACAAGCGTGGTCTCACATGA
- a CDS encoding ABC transporter ATP-binding protein, which produces MAELLAISDLSTGYGATEILRGVSLAVNEGEIVAVLGSNGAGKSTLNRTISGALRPWRGAIHFAGAPIDRKRPSAIVAQGLIHVPEGRRIFPNMSVSENLDLGCYRRARKRRAQNRERVFSIFPRLAERQTQSAGTLSGGEQQMLAIGRGLMAEPKLLILDEPSLGLSPKLVEELFKLIQTINAQGIALLLVEQNVMQSLEVASRAYVLDNGAIVLQGNAAAVRNDPNLKRAYLGM; this is translated from the coding sequence ATGGCTGAGCTGCTCGCCATCTCGGATCTTTCCACCGGCTATGGCGCCACCGAAATATTGCGCGGCGTCAGCCTCGCCGTGAACGAGGGCGAGATCGTCGCGGTGCTCGGCTCGAACGGCGCTGGAAAATCGACGCTCAACCGCACCATCTCGGGCGCGTTGCGCCCGTGGCGCGGCGCGATCCACTTCGCCGGCGCACCGATCGATCGCAAACGGCCATCGGCGATCGTCGCGCAAGGCCTGATCCATGTGCCGGAAGGCCGCCGCATCTTCCCGAACATGAGCGTGTCCGAAAATCTCGACCTCGGCTGCTACCGCCGGGCACGCAAGCGGCGCGCCCAAAACCGCGAGCGTGTATTCTCGATTTTTCCGCGCCTTGCCGAGCGTCAGACGCAAAGCGCCGGCACGCTTTCCGGCGGCGAGCAGCAGATGCTGGCGATCGGGCGCGGGCTGATGGCGGAGCCGAAGCTCTTGATACTCGACGAGCCCTCGCTCGGCCTCTCGCCCAAGCTGGTCGAAGAGCTGTTCAAGCTCATCCAAACTATCAACGCGCAGGGCATCGCGCTGCTTCTGGTCGAGCAGAATGTGATGCAAAGCCTGGAGGTCGCAAGCCGCGCCTATGTGCTCGACAACGGCGCGATTGTGCTGCAGGGAAACGCCGCGGCGGTGCGCAACGACCCCAACCTGAAGCGCGCTTATCTCGGAATGTGA
- a CDS encoding ABC transporter ATP-binding protein, with the protein MHELLRVENISRRFGGVLALDRASLIAEEGQIVALVGPNGAGKTTLFAIITGFLGPSEGRVLYRDDDITGQPPHLLARRGIARTFQIAQPFAGLTVRENIAVGAHLHHAARGKALAAAEAIAQEVGLAPMLDQSAANLTVAGRKRLELARALAIEPKLLLLDEVLAGLNPSEVRDMVPVIKAIRARGITTVMIEHVMQAVMSLAEQVFVLAEGRIIAMGPPDAIAADARVIEAYLGHGAAERMRGVAHG; encoded by the coding sequence ATGCATGAGCTGCTGCGCGTCGAAAACATCTCGCGCCGCTTCGGCGGAGTGCTCGCACTCGACCGTGCCTCGCTGATCGCCGAGGAAGGCCAGATCGTCGCGCTGGTCGGCCCGAACGGCGCCGGCAAGACCACGCTGTTTGCGATCATCACGGGATTCCTCGGCCCCAGCGAGGGCCGGGTCCTCTACCGGGACGACGACATCACCGGCCAGCCGCCGCATCTGCTGGCGCGGCGCGGCATCGCGCGCACCTTCCAGATCGCGCAGCCTTTCGCGGGATTGACGGTGCGCGAGAACATTGCGGTGGGAGCGCACCTGCATCACGCGGCACGTGGAAAGGCGCTCGCGGCGGCTGAGGCCATCGCGCAGGAAGTCGGCCTCGCCCCCATGCTCGATCAGTCCGCCGCAAACCTCACCGTCGCGGGCCGCAAACGGCTCGAGCTGGCGCGCGCACTCGCAATCGAGCCGAAGCTTCTGCTGCTCGACGAGGTGCTCGCCGGACTCAACCCATCCGAAGTGCGCGACATGGTGCCGGTGATCAAGGCGATCCGCGCACGCGGCATCACCACCGTGATGATCGAGCATGTGATGCAGGCGGTGATGAGCCTCGCCGAACAGGTGTTCGTGCTCGCCGAGGGCCGCATCATCGCGATGGGTCCGCCGGATGCGATCGCTGCCGACGCGCGCGTGATCGAGGCTTATCTCGGCCACGGCGCTGCCGAGCGCATGCGTGGAGTGGCGCATGGCTGA
- a CDS encoding branched-chain amino acid ABC transporter permease encodes MILAVVALLACVPFVTTSNVVLNFLVVVLLIALVGQGWNVLGGYGGQYSFGHAAFFGTGAYVTAILQVHYGVNAWAGLGLGIAAGALVGLVTGALSFRSGLRGSYFALVTLAFAEVLRIIASVAPITGAGVGTLIQLDLRPEAFQFQSRAPFYWIILGFVAVSLLIAQRLEASRFGAYLVAVRENESAANAAGIDVFRVKLAAMTLSAAITAAGGCFYAQYFLFLDAGIAYGPWISVEALLAPVIGGIGTVFGPLLGALVVKSLGEATKLITGDVPGLDLVIYGCVLILVVAFAPRGIAGLMRGGHA; translated from the coding sequence ATGATCTTGGCTGTGGTCGCGCTGCTCGCCTGCGTGCCGTTCGTGACGACCTCGAACGTCGTGCTGAACTTCCTCGTGGTTGTGTTGCTGATCGCACTGGTCGGCCAGGGCTGGAACGTGCTCGGCGGTTACGGCGGGCAGTATTCATTCGGTCACGCCGCCTTCTTTGGCACCGGCGCCTATGTCACGGCGATCCTGCAGGTGCACTACGGCGTCAACGCGTGGGCTGGCCTCGGCCTCGGCATCGCGGCAGGGGCGCTGGTCGGCTTGGTCACCGGCGCGCTCAGCTTCCGCTCAGGCTTGCGCGGCTCGTACTTCGCGCTGGTCACGCTCGCCTTCGCCGAGGTGCTGCGCATCATCGCGAGCGTCGCGCCGATCACCGGCGCGGGCGTCGGCACGCTCATCCAGCTCGATTTGCGCCCCGAGGCCTTCCAGTTCCAGAGCCGTGCACCGTTCTACTGGATCATCCTCGGCTTCGTTGCGGTCTCGCTTCTGATCGCGCAGCGCCTCGAAGCCAGCCGCTTCGGCGCCTATCTCGTGGCCGTCCGCGAGAACGAATCCGCGGCGAACGCCGCGGGGATCGACGTTTTCCGCGTCAAGCTTGCCGCGATGACGTTATCCGCGGCGATCACCGCCGCGGGCGGCTGCTTCTACGCGCAATATTTCCTCTTTCTCGATGCCGGCATCGCGTACGGGCCGTGGATCTCGGTGGAGGCCCTGCTCGCTCCCGTCATCGGCGGCATCGGCACGGTGTTCGGACCGCTGCTCGGCGCGTTGGTGGTGAAATCGCTCGGTGAAGCCACCAAGCTGATCACCGGCGACGTGCCCGGGCTCGATCTCGTGATCTACGGCTGCGTGCTGATCCTGGTCGTGGCGTTCGCGCCGCGCGGCATTGCGGGGCTCATGAGGGGCGGCCATGCATGA
- a CDS encoding branched-chain amino acid ABC transporter permease, with product MLSPIILIPAILNGLLTGAVYALVALGLTLIYGVLHIINFAHGALLTVAMFAAFFCYKLLGLDPYLAAVGLTPIFFCLGYALQRFVIGPAAHGEDRNILLITLGLAIVIENALLYAFRADTRTVNLPYGFNVIEVGPAFLSVPRVIGFVVVIAVALALFLLMRFTDTGKAIRAVAKEKLGAELSGIDVAHIYAVTFGLGTACLAVAACILLPTYYVNPHAGNAFVLIAFTIVVLGGMGSVAGALVGGLIIGVVESLCGLYLGESLGQIGIFVIFILVLLFRPTGLFGERA from the coding sequence ATGCTCTCCCCCATCATCCTCATACCCGCCATTCTCAACGGCCTGCTCACCGGCGCCGTCTATGCACTGGTCGCGCTCGGGCTGACGCTGATCTACGGCGTCCTGCACATCATCAACTTCGCGCATGGCGCGCTGTTGACCGTCGCGATGTTCGCGGCGTTCTTCTGTTACAAGCTGCTTGGCCTCGATCCGTATCTCGCGGCCGTCGGCCTCACGCCCATCTTCTTCTGCCTCGGCTACGCGCTGCAGCGCTTCGTCATCGGCCCGGCCGCGCACGGCGAGGACCGTAACATCCTCCTCATCACGCTCGGGCTCGCGATCGTGATCGAGAACGCGCTGCTCTATGCGTTCCGCGCCGACACCCGCACCGTTAACCTGCCCTACGGCTTCAACGTGATCGAAGTCGGGCCTGCGTTCTTGAGCGTGCCGCGCGTCATCGGTTTTGTGGTGGTGATCGCGGTTGCGCTCGCGCTCTTTCTGCTGATGCGCTTCACCGACACCGGCAAGGCGATCCGCGCGGTCGCCAAGGAAAAGCTCGGCGCGGAGCTCTCCGGCATCGACGTCGCGCACATCTATGCGGTGACTTTCGGCCTCGGCACCGCATGCCTCGCGGTCGCAGCATGTATTCTCTTGCCGACCTATTACGTCAATCCGCACGCCGGCAACGCCTTCGTGCTGATCGCATTTACGATCGTGGTGCTCGGCGGCATGGGCTCGGTCGCGGGCGCGCTCGTCGGCGGGTTGATCATCGGCGTCGTGGAGAGTCTCTGCGGCCTCTACCTCGGCGAATCGCTCGGCCAGATCGGCATTTTTGTCATCTTCATCCTGGTGCTGCTGTTCCGCCCCACCGGCCTGTTCGGAGAGCGGGCGTGA
- a CDS encoding ABC transporter substrate-binding protein has product MQSLNRRRFLASTALGAAALATPAVLRAQGQPIKVGILQPTSGAMSYSGQQGRIGAQFALDEINAAGIKSLGGAKIEPVFGDAQSTPEGGNAEVEKMNGTGCAAVVGGYVSSICLAASQTAARYDLPYIVDVGVADSIVTRGLKNTFRLGPGFGIIAKTAVENLITLNNAANGVAKTVMIVHEDSAFGSGLAGLLNKQLPEKGFEIIETIPHPTPTRDFNNVVTKIRAAKPDLVIPANYYNEYVLLARTMQQQKVRPKAIYSILGGAASSYKFVKEFPEAAQYIMDCNHWFDPKNPKALDLKKKVEAKGEFYTYEVYMNYSAVLLLADALERAASAERPKIIAALETSTFSGHVMPYGPTKFVNGQNQGAAPVNTQVLGNDIQVIFPAQFASAKPVFPMPA; this is encoded by the coding sequence ATGCAATCGTTGAACCGCCGCCGTTTCCTGGCTTCGACCGCGCTGGGCGCTGCCGCGCTCGCCACGCCCGCCGTGCTGCGCGCTCAAGGGCAGCCGATCAAGGTCGGCATCCTGCAGCCGACCTCCGGCGCCATGTCGTATTCGGGCCAGCAAGGCCGCATCGGCGCACAGTTTGCGCTCGATGAGATCAACGCGGCGGGCATCAAGTCGCTCGGCGGCGCGAAGATCGAGCCGGTCTTCGGCGACGCGCAGTCGACGCCGGAAGGCGGCAATGCCGAGGTCGAGAAGATGAACGGCACCGGCTGCGCAGCCGTGGTCGGCGGCTACGTGTCGTCGATCTGCCTCGCCGCGAGCCAGACCGCGGCGCGCTACGACCTGCCCTACATCGTGGACGTCGGTGTCGCCGACTCGATCGTGACGCGCGGCCTGAAGAACACGTTCCGCCTTGGCCCCGGGTTCGGCATCATCGCCAAGACCGCGGTCGAAAACCTGATCACGCTCAACAACGCCGCCAACGGGGTGGCCAAGACCGTGATGATCGTACACGAGGATTCGGCGTTCGGTTCCGGCCTCGCGGGCCTGCTCAACAAGCAGCTTCCCGAGAAGGGTTTCGAGATTATCGAGACGATCCCGCATCCGACCCCGACGCGCGACTTCAACAACGTCGTGACCAAGATCCGCGCCGCGAAGCCGGATCTCGTGATTCCGGCCAACTACTACAACGAATACGTCCTGCTCGCGCGCACCATGCAGCAACAGAAGGTGCGGCCGAAGGCGATCTATTCGATCCTCGGCGGCGCAGCCTCATCCTACAAGTTCGTGAAGGAATTCCCCGAAGCCGCGCAGTACATCATGGACTGCAATCACTGGTTCGACCCGAAGAATCCGAAGGCGCTCGACCTGAAGAAGAAGGTCGAAGCGAAGGGCGAGTTCTACACCTACGAGGTCTACATGAACTACTCGGCGGTGCTGTTGCTCGCCGACGCGCTGGAGCGCGCCGCAAGCGCGGAGCGGCCTAAGATCATCGCGGCGCTGGAGACTTCGACCTTCTCGGGCCACGTGATGCCCTATGGGCCGACCAAGTTCGTCAACGGGCAGAACCAGGGGGCCGCTCCGGTCAACACGCAGGTGCTCGGCAACGACATCCAGGTGATCTTTCCGGCGCAGTTCGCCTCGGCGAAGCCGGTCTTCCCGATGCCGGCGTGA
- a CDS encoding N-acyl homoserine lactonase family protein: protein MNALPEYELFAIRYATREARRADHFIGGDPHDGPMPMDYFVWVAKSAERAFVIDCGFTEETAKKRKRTFLRDPIDALKLVGVDGDTVQDVILTHLHYDHVGGFARFPKAKFHLQEPEIHYATGRYMQYHRLAHSFEVEDIIGVVRLNFAHRVQFHSGGAELAPGITLHPVGGHSVGLQFVKVHTRRGWVVVASDTTHYYENMMTGRPFTTAFHIGLMLEAYDTLRREAPSPQHIVPGHDPKVMQFYPPPSPELAGIVVRLDVTPNDAELSKIKPQH from the coding sequence ATGAACGCCCTCCCCGAATACGAACTCTTCGCCATCCGCTATGCGACGCGCGAGGCGCGGCGCGCGGATCATTTCATCGGCGGCGACCCGCACGACGGGCCGATGCCGATGGACTACTTCGTGTGGGTCGCAAAAAGCGCGGAGCGCGCCTTCGTGATCGACTGCGGCTTCACCGAGGAAACCGCGAAGAAGCGCAAGCGCACATTCCTGCGCGATCCGATCGATGCCTTGAAGCTCGTCGGCGTGGACGGAGACACCGTGCAGGACGTGATCCTCACGCATCTGCACTACGACCATGTCGGCGGATTTGCGCGTTTCCCGAAGGCGAAATTCCATCTGCAGGAGCCGGAGATCCACTACGCGACCGGCCGCTACATGCAGTACCACCGGCTCGCGCATTCCTTCGAGGTGGAGGACATCATCGGCGTGGTGCGGCTCAACTTCGCGCACCGCGTCCAGTTCCATAGCGGCGGTGCGGAGCTTGCGCCGGGCATTACGCTGCATCCCGTCGGCGGCCACTCGGTGGGCCTGCAGTTCGTCAAGGTGCACACGCGGCGCGGCTGGGTCGTGGTCGCATCCGACACCACGCACTACTACGAGAACATGATGACCGGCCGGCCGTTCACCACGGCGTTTCACATCGGGCTGATGCTGGAGGCCTACGACACGCTGCGCAGAGAGGCGCCGAGCCCGCAGCATATCGTGCCGGGTCACGATCCCAAGGTGATGCAGTTCTATCCGCCGCCCTCGCCGGAGCTCGCCGGCATCGTGGTGCGGCTCGATGTCACGCCGAATGACGCGGAGCTGAGCAAGATCAAGCCGCAGCACTGA
- a CDS encoding CoA ester lyase produces MNKLPVWRSLLYVPSNVPKFIDGAHKRGADGIILDLEDSVPIAERPAARRELAKTAENVARGGADVLVRINRPWRQTMLDLEAAIMPRVAALKVTKVDSADHIRMVAEVVSELEAERGMPAGHTKFIAMIETADAFFRMPEIAKASERIVALTLGGEDFALSVGMLPTAEGLFMPKQQLAIAARAAGVLPLGFIGTVADYKDLDAFRETVRRSRRLGFRGASVIHPAQILILNEEFAPPAEDVASARKIVAAYDEAVAAGRGSISVDGKMIDVPVVLRAQEVLAIHEAIKEREARTAK; encoded by the coding sequence ATGAACAAGCTCCCGGTCTGGCGCTCGCTGCTCTATGTGCCGTCGAACGTGCCGAAGTTCATCGATGGCGCGCACAAGCGCGGCGCCGACGGCATCATCCTCGATCTGGAAGACTCCGTGCCGATCGCCGAGCGCCCGGCGGCGCGCCGCGAGCTTGCGAAGACCGCCGAGAATGTCGCGCGCGGCGGCGCCGACGTGCTGGTGCGCATCAACCGGCCGTGGCGGCAGACCATGCTCGACCTCGAAGCCGCGATCATGCCCCGTGTCGCGGCGCTCAAGGTCACCAAGGTGGACAGCGCGGATCATATCCGCATGGTTGCCGAGGTGGTGAGCGAGCTCGAGGCAGAGCGTGGCATGCCGGCCGGCCATACGAAATTCATCGCCATGATCGAGACCGCGGATGCCTTCTTCCGCATGCCGGAGATCGCCAAGGCGAGCGAGCGCATCGTGGCGCTCACGCTCGGCGGCGAGGACTTCGCCCTTTCAGTGGGCATGCTGCCGACCGCCGAAGGCCTGTTCATGCCGAAGCAGCAGCTTGCGATCGCGGCCCGCGCCGCCGGCGTGCTGCCGCTCGGCTTCATCGGCACGGTCGCGGACTACAAGGATCTCGACGCGTTCCGCGAGACGGTGCGGCGCTCGCGCCGACTCGGCTTCCGCGGCGCTTCGGTGATCCACCCGGCCCAGATCCTGATCCTCAACGAGGAGTTCGCGCCACCCGCCGAGGATGTGGCGTCCGCACGCAAGATCGTGGCGGCTTACGACGAGGCGGTCGCGGCGGGCCGCGGCTCGATCTCGGTCGACGGCAAGATGATCGACGTGCCGGTCGTCCTGCGTGCGCAGGAGGTGCTGGCGATTCATGAGGCGATCAAGGAGCGCGAGGCCCGGACAGCAAAATGA